The proteins below are encoded in one region of Thioalkalivibrio sp. K90mix:
- the cysZ gene encoding sulfate transporter CysZ, whose translation MTRVREPALRGLVIIPLIINVLLVGALIAAAAVGFDALLAAWLPQTLDWLAWLLWPLFALFLLLVIGISAVALAAIVASPFSGPLAYRTAEGLGHPPLAAPRSLTAESVHALATAARKLGYYALLLIPVLIITFVPGLNLLAPAAWFLYGSWVLAVEFMEVPLANDGLKFAAVRQRLRGRRLQTLAFGAGTTLLAMVPLVNLLLVPAAVIGATHLRTRQLDATP comes from the coding sequence CTGACACGCGTCCGCGAGCCCGCCCTGCGCGGGCTCGTGATCATTCCGCTGATCATCAATGTCCTGCTGGTGGGTGCGCTGATCGCAGCCGCGGCCGTGGGCTTTGATGCCCTGCTTGCCGCCTGGCTGCCGCAGACCCTGGACTGGCTGGCCTGGCTGCTGTGGCCGCTGTTCGCCCTGTTCCTGCTGCTGGTGATCGGGATATCCGCCGTGGCCCTGGCCGCGATCGTGGCAAGCCCCTTCTCCGGGCCGCTGGCCTATCGCACGGCCGAAGGCCTGGGCCATCCGCCCCTGGCCGCCCCCCGCTCGTTGACCGCGGAATCCGTACATGCACTGGCCACCGCAGCGCGCAAGCTCGGGTATTACGCCCTGCTGCTGATACCGGTGCTGATCATCACCTTCGTGCCCGGACTCAACCTGCTCGCACCCGCTGCCTGGTTCCTTTATGGCAGCTGGGTGCTGGCGGTGGAGTTCATGGAGGTCCCGCTGGCCAACGACGGCCTCAAGTTCGCAGCGGTACGTCAGCGGCTACGGGGGCGCCGCCTGCAGACCCTCGCGTTCGGCGCCGGAACGACGCTGCTGGCAATGGTGCCCCTGGTGAACCTGCTACTGGTGCCGGCCGCGGTGATCGGCGCCACGCACCTGCGTACCCGCCAGCTGGACGCAACTCCGTAA
- the zipA gene encoding cell division protein ZipA, with amino-acid sequence MRISLVVLGIVLVAGIWLAHRLRTRERGRDLDDDAADWGDDAVHIRAQGDEGPRQRASESEPLGADAGWADPLETSREYTRDPEAETADFDDVRVPQNERAEPRLGVTSAEDDQPLPPGERHADRAQDIYGVLDSDDEPVPPPPHGAFEPDPTDAPRRRPKSSALETARGMAGELGGRLRSGITALRSGRLRKPRAEDTLGDRLDPDHEVDPELIEEPAPDMETLGEYVSEPRVVGRNPLRDGPAADEKILLLHVVAPRNRPFTGVALGAALQRAGLAPGEMDIYHYHEPDIDSRQALFSAANMVPPGTLREQDLADMMTPGITLFTQVHSSAQPQRAFEALLENAHALARDLGGSILDAQQSTATNQTLAYMREDLNEWLMRHRPDLLRRRRAR; translated from the coding sequence ATGCGCATCAGTCTGGTGGTCCTGGGCATTGTGCTGGTCGCCGGTATCTGGCTGGCCCACCGCCTGCGTACGCGCGAGCGCGGACGGGATCTGGATGACGACGCCGCCGACTGGGGTGACGACGCTGTGCACATCCGTGCGCAAGGCGACGAGGGGCCGCGCCAGCGAGCGAGTGAGTCCGAGCCTCTGGGGGCCGATGCCGGTTGGGCCGATCCCCTGGAGACCTCGCGCGAGTACACGCGTGATCCGGAGGCCGAGACCGCCGACTTCGATGATGTGCGCGTGCCGCAAAACGAACGCGCGGAACCGCGTCTGGGCGTGACCTCCGCGGAGGACGATCAACCCCTGCCGCCAGGGGAGCGCCATGCTGATCGCGCCCAGGACATCTACGGCGTCCTCGATAGCGACGACGAGCCGGTGCCGCCTCCGCCGCATGGCGCGTTCGAGCCGGACCCGACGGACGCGCCACGCCGGCGGCCCAAATCCAGCGCATTGGAGACGGCGCGCGGCATGGCGGGCGAATTGGGCGGGCGCCTGCGTTCTGGGATCACCGCGTTGCGTTCCGGGCGGCTGCGCAAGCCGCGCGCCGAGGACACGCTTGGCGACCGTCTGGACCCAGACCATGAGGTTGACCCCGAGCTGATCGAGGAACCAGCCCCGGACATGGAAACCCTGGGTGAGTACGTCTCCGAGCCGCGCGTGGTCGGGCGCAACCCACTACGCGATGGCCCCGCCGCGGACGAGAAGATCCTGCTCCTGCATGTCGTCGCACCCCGCAACCGGCCGTTTACCGGCGTGGCGCTGGGTGCCGCGCTGCAACGCGCGGGGCTTGCACCAGGCGAGATGGACATCTACCACTACCACGAGCCCGATATCGACAGCCGGCAGGCGTTGTTCTCCGCCGCGAATATGGTGCCGCCCGGGACGCTGCGCGAGCAGGACCTGGCGGACATGATGACGCCGGGCATCACGCTGTTCACGCAGGTGCACAGTAGCGCCCAACCGCAGCGTGCGTTCGAGGCCCTGCTGGAAAATGCGCATGCGCTGGCACGCGACCTTGGCGGGTCCATCCTGGATGCCCAGCAGTCCACCGCCACCAACCAGACGCTCGCCTACATGCGCGAGGACCTGAACGAGTGGCTGATGCGCCATCGCCCGGATCTGCTGCGGCGCCGGAGGGCGCGGTGA
- a CDS encoding FGGY-family carbohydrate kinase has product MHTIGLDLGTSGIRLALLDPDGVRVHSATRDLPEPETDGDGIAEQDPSQWWTLVRELLREAAEHLKGEPVAIAVDGTSATLLFLDADGRPVRPAMMYNDARATDMTAILAGVAPSDSAVHSPSSSAAKLLWVRRHESLSGVRRVLHQADWIAGRLRGRFDVMDENNALKLGYDALWQGWPDWLEDILTTDANLLPEVVPAGTNLGPIAPEMAQHLGLNPASRVIAGTTDSIAGFLASGVEDDRTGVTSLGSTMVIKQLSSEPVFAPELGIYSHHLFGQWLIGGASNSGGAVLRQHFDDDSLQRLSEQMDPDVDTGLDYLPLPRRGERFPVSDPELEPRLTPRPDDDAHFLQGLFEGIARIERDGYRRLTELGAPRVERVITLGGGAANPTWTRIRKRILEIPVMAADNDDAAHGAARLVRIGLGLESFSPSR; this is encoded by the coding sequence ATGCACACGATCGGGCTCGACCTCGGGACCTCCGGCATCCGCCTGGCGCTTCTTGATCCGGACGGTGTACGGGTGCACTCGGCGACGCGGGATCTCCCGGAACCGGAGACGGACGGCGACGGCATCGCGGAACAGGATCCCTCGCAGTGGTGGACCCTGGTACGCGAACTGCTGCGCGAGGCCGCGGAACACCTGAAGGGCGAACCCGTCGCGATCGCGGTGGACGGCACCTCGGCCACGCTTTTGTTTCTGGATGCCGATGGCCGCCCGGTACGGCCGGCCATGATGTACAACGACGCCCGCGCCACTGACATGACGGCGATCCTCGCCGGGGTCGCGCCCAGCGATTCGGCCGTGCACAGCCCCAGCTCCTCGGCGGCGAAGCTGCTGTGGGTGCGCCGCCACGAGAGCCTCTCCGGGGTGCGGCGCGTTCTGCATCAGGCCGACTGGATCGCCGGGCGGCTGCGCGGGCGCTTTGATGTGATGGACGAGAACAATGCGCTGAAGCTCGGCTACGACGCCCTCTGGCAGGGCTGGCCGGACTGGCTGGAGGACATCCTGACCACAGATGCCAACCTGCTGCCGGAGGTCGTGCCAGCGGGCACGAACCTGGGGCCGATTGCCCCCGAGATGGCGCAGCACCTGGGGCTGAACCCGGCCTCGCGGGTGATCGCCGGGACCACCGACAGCATTGCCGGCTTTCTCGCCTCGGGCGTGGAGGACGACCGCACCGGCGTCACCAGCCTGGGTTCGACCATGGTGATCAAGCAGCTATCGTCGGAACCCGTGTTTGCCCCCGAGCTGGGCATCTACAGCCATCACCTGTTCGGCCAGTGGCTGATCGGCGGCGCATCCAACAGCGGCGGCGCGGTACTGCGCCAGCACTTTGACGACGACTCGCTTCAACGGCTCAGTGAGCAGATGGACCCGGATGTGGACACGGGTCTCGACTACCTGCCCCTGCCCCGACGGGGCGAGCGCTTTCCGGTGAGTGATCCGGAACTGGAACCTCGGCTTACGCCACGCCCGGATGACGACGCGCACTTTCTCCAGGGGTTGTTCGAGGGCATCGCGCGCATCGAGCGCGACGGCTATCGACGCCTGACGGAGCTCGGGGCGCCGCGCGTGGAACGCGTGATCACACTCGGCGGCGGTGCCGCGAACCCCACGTGGACACGCATCCGCAAGCGCATCCTGGAGATCCCGGTGATGGCCGCGGACAACGACGACGCCGCACACGGCGCGGCGCGCCTGGTGCGCATCGGCCTCGGGCTTGAGTCCTTTTCGCCTTCTCGCTGA
- a CDS encoding DUF3185 family protein: MHWSRILGIALLVGGVILLVMGYNATESLGEELHETFTGRYTDDTRLYLIGGGIMAAVGLVLTLFGARR, from the coding sequence ATGCACTGGAGCCGTATTCTCGGAATCGCCCTGCTGGTCGGTGGCGTCATCCTGCTGGTCATGGGTTACAACGCCACCGAAAGCCTGGGTGAAGAGCTGCACGAGACCTTCACCGGGCGCTACACGGACGACACGCGCCTGTACCTGATCGGTGGCGGCATCATGGCCGCGGTGGGTCTGGTTCTGACGTTGTTCGGGGCCCGCCGCTGA
- a CDS encoding ABC transporter substrate-binding protein — protein sequence MRRVVALAAVLLLCASTAMADTQTLRFQPHWVPQAQFAGFYLAKEMGWYQDAGLELEILPHGAEHPAPATLARQEADVALLYLTQALELREQGVDVVNVAQLIQDSSLVLVSLAESGILVPEDLDGQRVSRWASFSLQPEALFRTYGVHPDTVDQGATMAALRTGAVAAATATRYNELVELYLSGLDPDEIEVMPLEDHGVGLAEDGIYVLESTLRERPEAVRTFVEVSLRGWEYAFAHPDAAVDAVMDRVIQAGEPTNRAHQRLMLEALRPLYLEDEALRGPHLDRQDYQLAVSLMRNLGHLEWEPVPYEQFHQDVTQ from the coding sequence CTGCGCCGTGTAGTCGCCCTGGCGGCTGTCCTGCTTCTGTGCGCCAGCACTGCGATGGCCGACACGCAGACCCTGCGCTTTCAGCCCCATTGGGTCCCCCAGGCGCAGTTCGCCGGCTTTTACCTGGCCAAGGAGATGGGGTGGTACCAGGACGCCGGACTGGAACTGGAAATCCTCCCGCACGGCGCGGAGCACCCCGCCCCCGCGACGCTGGCCCGCCAGGAGGCCGATGTGGCTTTGCTCTACCTCACCCAGGCCCTGGAATTGCGTGAACAGGGCGTGGACGTGGTCAACGTAGCACAACTGATCCAGGACTCCTCTCTAGTGCTGGTATCGCTGGCGGAGTCCGGGATCCTGGTGCCCGAAGACCTGGACGGGCAGCGCGTCTCGCGCTGGGCCAGCTTCAGCCTTCAGCCGGAGGCGTTGTTCCGCACCTACGGGGTGCACCCCGACACGGTCGACCAGGGGGCGACGATGGCCGCATTGCGCACCGGTGCGGTCGCGGCCGCCACCGCCACGCGCTACAACGAACTGGTCGAGCTGTATCTCAGCGGTCTGGATCCGGACGAGATCGAGGTGATGCCGCTAGAGGATCACGGCGTGGGCCTGGCCGAGGACGGGATCTATGTCCTGGAGTCGACATTGCGCGAACGCCCCGAAGCCGTCCGCACGTTCGTCGAGGTCTCACTGCGGGGCTGGGAGTACGCGTTTGCCCATCCGGACGCCGCAGTGGACGCGGTGATGGATCGCGTCATCCAGGCCGGCGAGCCGACCAATCGGGCGCACCAGCGTCTGATGCTGGAGGCGCTGCGCCCGCTGTATCTGGAAGACGAGGCGCTCCGCGGTCCGCACCTGGATCGGCAGGACTACCAGCTGGCCGTCAGTCTGATGCGCAACCTGGGGCACCTGGAATGGGAGCCGGTGCCGTACGAACAGTTTCACCAGGACGTGACGCAATGA
- a CDS encoding TRIC cation channel family protein — protein sequence MGLALAILAPFTAGASSPPSAADIGTPIPIAQQSAPETLRSGWFERPPYQAGSDSASRASPAGLDVRVAQEALAGVGRGAEFTPLSWNDQLAALRHGAIDFVIGTYFDSGRLDYAHYSQPYRQERNALYVRAGEHGDYSFQDRAALVQAVRDGEFRLGVTTGYAYASSELADLVADPGEAARLYPAAGDEAHIQALIKGRIDGFVADPVIVDLLLARTDRARAIQTHPLDLGTVGVRVMFSRATVPAAFVEQFNAQLQALEDSRRMAALEVEHVLPAFLSMATSEAWFNTLTLLGILAFSASGLILARRERYNLFGALVLASLPAIGGGVLRDLLLGRDPIFIFETPEFLLVPIVVVGVGFVLYKLHDHVLVRWHVVQELLTRQQAGLGGRVVGNLQRGLDAWAVASFTVIGVGVAVESQASPLWLWGPVMAVVTASFGVIMRDVVRSDFNIDMLKRDSFAEISVLGGILYSLILLWPPVELSLGFILITTHAVIVLLFLARLGVLYWGRPNPLQMGDPHTLPERRLEALARREPEAWSSLTGYLTEDDEGRARPVDPGELERLHKDFEYLLQPVFAELGRLAGEPLLEAAARRHEALRDRFRLVARLEQQMYDHLRATVTDMETAADEVARALEGRVLEALRGLLDAATMAVYSRDREDLAWLRDMTANQRSRFDALRARYLDPDHFQPGGALDRVLQRTHRVERMLWMLAEYADRRLEPTVSPVQGDRRALQRRFLRAG from the coding sequence GTGGGGTTGGCGCTGGCCATCCTCGCGCCGTTCACGGCCGGTGCGTCCTCGCCCCCGTCCGCGGCCGATATCGGCACCCCGATCCCGATCGCGCAGCAATCGGCGCCCGAAACGTTGCGCTCTGGCTGGTTCGAACGTCCCCCGTATCAGGCCGGTTCCGACAGCGCATCCCGGGCATCCCCGGCCGGGCTCGACGTGCGGGTCGCGCAGGAGGCACTGGCCGGTGTCGGGCGGGGTGCCGAGTTCACGCCGCTTTCCTGGAACGACCAACTCGCCGCGCTGCGCCACGGCGCGATCGATTTTGTCATCGGCACCTATTTTGATTCCGGTCGACTCGACTATGCGCATTACTCGCAGCCCTACCGTCAGGAACGTAACGCCCTCTATGTGCGCGCCGGCGAGCACGGTGACTATTCATTCCAGGACCGCGCGGCCCTGGTCCAGGCGGTTCGCGACGGAGAGTTCCGGCTGGGGGTGACAACGGGCTATGCCTACGCCTCCAGCGAGCTCGCGGACCTGGTCGCGGATCCGGGGGAGGCCGCGCGCCTGTACCCCGCCGCCGGTGACGAGGCCCATATCCAGGCGCTGATCAAGGGCCGGATCGACGGCTTTGTCGCGGACCCCGTGATTGTGGACCTGCTGCTGGCGCGGACCGATCGTGCCCGTGCGATCCAGACGCATCCGCTGGACCTGGGGACCGTTGGCGTGCGGGTGATGTTCTCCCGCGCCACGGTCCCCGCGGCGTTCGTCGAGCAGTTCAACGCGCAGTTGCAGGCGCTGGAGGACAGCCGGCGGATGGCCGCGCTGGAAGTCGAGCATGTGCTGCCCGCGTTTCTCTCGATGGCCACTAGCGAGGCCTGGTTCAATACGCTCACCCTGCTGGGGATCCTCGCTTTTTCCGCCTCCGGGCTGATCCTCGCCCGGCGCGAACGTTACAACCTGTTCGGCGCGCTGGTCCTGGCCTCGTTGCCGGCGATCGGCGGCGGCGTGCTGCGCGATCTCCTGCTGGGCCGCGACCCGATCTTTATCTTCGAGACGCCGGAGTTTCTTCTGGTCCCGATCGTGGTCGTGGGCGTCGGCTTCGTGCTGTACAAGCTGCACGATCATGTACTGGTGCGCTGGCATGTCGTCCAGGAACTCCTGACGCGGCAGCAGGCGGGATTGGGCGGGCGCGTGGTGGGGAATCTGCAGCGTGGACTGGATGCCTGGGCGGTGGCCTCGTTCACCGTGATCGGCGTCGGGGTGGCCGTCGAGTCGCAGGCCAGCCCGTTGTGGCTCTGGGGCCCGGTAATGGCCGTGGTGACCGCCTCGTTCGGCGTGATCATGCGCGATGTGGTGCGCTCGGACTTCAACATCGACATGCTCAAGCGCGACTCCTTCGCCGAGATCTCCGTCCTGGGCGGCATTCTCTATTCGCTGATCCTGCTTTGGCCCCCGGTCGAGCTGAGCCTCGGATTCATCCTGATCACCACCCATGCAGTGATCGTGCTGCTGTTCCTGGCGCGCCTCGGGGTTCTCTACTGGGGCCGGCCCAACCCGTTGCAGATGGGCGACCCGCATACCCTGCCGGAACGGCGCCTCGAGGCACTGGCGCGGCGCGAACCGGAGGCCTGGTCCAGTCTGACCGGCTACCTTACCGAGGATGACGAGGGGCGTGCCCGCCCGGTCGATCCCGGTGAGTTGGAACGCCTGCACAAGGACTTCGAATACCTGCTGCAGCCGGTGTTTGCCGAGCTGGGCCGGCTGGCGGGCGAGCCCCTGCTGGAGGCCGCCGCGCGGCGGCACGAGGCCCTGCGTGATCGCTTCCGGCTGGTCGCCCGCCTGGAGCAGCAGATGTATGACCACCTGCGCGCGACTGTGACGGATATGGAGACCGCGGCCGACGAGGTAGCGCGGGCCCTGGAGGGCCGCGTGCTCGAGGCCCTGCGCGGATTGCTGGATGCCGCGACCATGGCCGTGTACTCCAGGGATCGCGAAGACCTGGCCTGGCTACGCGACATGACGGCCAATCAGCGCAGCCGCTTCGATGCCCTGCGCGCCCGCTACCTCGACCCCGATCATTTCCAGCCTGGAGGTGCGCTGGACCGGGTGCTGCAGCGCACCCACCGCGTGGAGCGCATGCTCTGGATGCTGGCCGAGTACGCGGATCGGCGGCTGGAACCGACGGTGAGCCCGGTTCAGGGTGATCGGCGTGCACTGCAGAGGCGATTCCTGCGCGCCGGCTGA
- the smc gene encoding chromosome segregation protein SMC: MRLARIKLAGFKSFVDPTTLVLPGNRVGIVGPNGCGKSNTIDAVRWVMGESSAKHLRGDSSEDVIFNGSSSRKPVGQASIELIFDNSDGRLGGEYSAYGEIAVRRALTRDGQSKYFLNGQRARKRDVVDLFLGTGLGPRSYAIIEQGMIARLIDARPEELRVYLEEAAGISKYKERRRETENRVRHTRENLERLDDVRDEVAKQAERLNRQAATAEKYQTLAAERRQKRAEAILLRLRAQEQELEASRQRLQDAETQLAGTQAEAQKVRTETEQQRQTRVDLEAATTEAQSAYYDRAAEVSRLEQSIRHAEDELARERAELQQLEQRIQTAGDEFAALEQRIVEAERERDQRQQEAETAEAERERLEAAAEQAENEFQAAREAQSEWERALAEPRQNAQLARSRMDHAEHQLARLAQRRERLDAERAALPQTHPGEEAERLQRERDALAERLEELRHEREQQQEQLNQLTEARREARDALHEAEREAREVAGRLAGLEHFAGEDDPAETRERREAWAREQGLDLSRPLVQQLEVDEGWDTAVELALGAWLEAAVLDAPEATRDWPDAALRLVSAEPGADAEIPRDSLAARVRGSAPVGHWLARIHCATELEDARRRMATLAPDESVMTPDGTWMGPGWVAHRTLEGGASGAVARVRLARELREREQALQGQIEQHQATLAERSEAIEAAQAERDRLDAQLREQQGEIDERDRRIQRLHDQARQLEQQQARIDHEAGELEEETARAREQFATAEQERNQALATLETLDADGEALENRLEAARGTQGRARESVREARDAAGRARMAEQEARHRLEREQSEHTRLERQRAEDRERFEKLQQGLAGREGPLEQWRGDLQAAAEQRQQAEERLTRARSDLEACDARLRELATRASELDSRVESQRSTCEELRLDQRERSVQIDQLKAQFQESGFATETLAEGLAEDASVPAWEQAIAELDRKIERLGPINLAAIDEARSLEERSRYLEEQHADLIEALETLEAAMHRIDRETRQLFKQTFDQVNAGLGQKFQRLFGGGEARLEMTGDDLLDTGVTIMARPPGKRLSTIHLMSGGEKALTASALVFAIFELNPAPFCMLDEVDAPLDEANVGRFCELLEDMSEQIQFIFITHNKATMAMAEQLIGVTMHEPGVSRLVSVDIDEAVELAEA; this comes from the coding sequence GTGCGACTCGCCCGAATCAAACTGGCCGGCTTCAAGTCCTTCGTGGATCCGACGACACTGGTGCTGCCCGGAAACCGCGTGGGCATCGTGGGGCCGAACGGCTGTGGCAAGTCGAACACCATCGACGCCGTGCGCTGGGTGATGGGCGAGTCCTCGGCCAAGCACCTGCGCGGCGACTCCAGCGAGGACGTGATCTTCAACGGCTCCTCCAGCCGCAAGCCGGTCGGGCAGGCCTCGATCGAGCTGATCTTCGACAACTCCGACGGTCGCCTGGGCGGCGAGTACAGCGCCTATGGCGAGATTGCCGTACGCCGTGCGCTGACGCGCGACGGCCAGTCCAAGTACTTCCTCAATGGCCAGCGTGCGCGCAAGCGCGACGTCGTGGACCTCTTTCTTGGCACCGGCCTGGGCCCGCGCAGCTACGCCATCATCGAGCAGGGCATGATCGCGCGCCTGATCGACGCCCGGCCGGAGGAACTGCGCGTTTACCTGGAGGAGGCCGCCGGCATCTCCAAGTACAAGGAGCGCCGGCGCGAGACCGAGAACCGCGTACGTCACACCCGCGAGAACCTGGAGCGTCTGGACGATGTGCGCGACGAGGTCGCCAAGCAGGCCGAGCGCCTTAACCGTCAGGCCGCCACCGCCGAGAAATACCAGACCCTGGCTGCCGAGCGCCGGCAAAAGCGCGCCGAGGCCATCCTGCTGCGCCTGCGCGCCCAGGAACAGGAATTGGAGGCGAGCCGCCAACGCCTGCAGGACGCCGAGACGCAACTGGCGGGCACCCAGGCTGAGGCGCAGAAGGTCCGCACCGAGACCGAACAGCAGCGCCAGACGCGCGTGGACCTGGAGGCGGCGACCACCGAGGCGCAGTCCGCCTATTACGACCGGGCCGCCGAGGTCTCGCGCCTGGAGCAGTCGATCCGCCACGCGGAGGACGAGCTGGCACGTGAGCGCGCCGAACTGCAGCAACTCGAACAACGCATCCAGACCGCGGGAGACGAGTTCGCGGCGCTCGAGCAGCGCATTGTCGAGGCCGAACGCGAGCGTGATCAGCGCCAGCAGGAAGCGGAGACTGCCGAGGCGGAACGCGAACGTCTGGAGGCAGCTGCGGAGCAGGCCGAGAACGAGTTCCAGGCCGCGCGCGAGGCACAGTCCGAGTGGGAGCGGGCGCTGGCCGAGCCGCGCCAGAACGCCCAGCTGGCGCGCTCGCGCATGGATCACGCCGAACATCAGCTGGCGCGTCTGGCCCAGCGCCGCGAGCGCCTCGACGCCGAGCGCGCGGCTCTGCCACAGACCCATCCGGGCGAGGAGGCCGAGCGCCTGCAGCGCGAGCGCGATGCTCTGGCCGAACGCCTGGAGGAGCTGCGCCACGAACGCGAGCAGCAGCAGGAGCAACTGAACCAGCTCACCGAGGCCCGCCGCGAGGCCCGCGACGCGCTGCACGAGGCCGAGCGCGAGGCGCGCGAGGTGGCCGGGCGCCTGGCGGGGCTGGAACACTTCGCCGGCGAGGATGACCCGGCCGAGACCCGTGAGCGCCGCGAGGCCTGGGCACGCGAGCAGGGGCTCGATCTCTCGCGGCCGCTGGTGCAGCAGCTGGAGGTCGACGAGGGCTGGGATACGGCCGTGGAGCTAGCGCTCGGGGCCTGGCTCGAGGCGGCGGTCCTGGACGCGCCCGAGGCGACACGCGACTGGCCGGATGCCGCGCTGCGCCTGGTGAGCGCGGAGCCCGGCGCGGATGCCGAGATCCCGCGCGACTCCCTCGCCGCGCGTGTGCGCGGTTCGGCGCCGGTGGGCCACTGGCTGGCACGCATCCATTGTGCGACCGAGCTGGAGGATGCCCGCCGCAGGATGGCCACGCTGGCGCCGGACGAGAGCGTGATGACACCCGATGGCACCTGGATGGGTCCCGGGTGGGTGGCCCATCGCACGCTGGAAGGCGGTGCCTCTGGCGCGGTCGCCCGGGTGCGCCTGGCCCGCGAGCTGCGCGAACGCGAGCAGGCGCTGCAAGGGCAGATCGAGCAGCACCAGGCGACGCTCGCCGAACGTAGCGAGGCGATCGAGGCGGCGCAGGCCGAGCGCGACCGGCTGGATGCGCAGTTGCGCGAACAGCAGGGCGAGATCGACGAACGGGATCGGCGCATTCAGCGCCTGCACGATCAGGCACGCCAGCTGGAACAGCAGCAGGCGCGAATCGACCACGAGGCAGGCGAGCTGGAAGAAGAAACGGCCCGCGCGCGCGAACAGTTCGCCACAGCGGAGCAGGAGCGTAACCAGGCGCTCGCCACGCTGGAGACCCTCGACGCCGACGGCGAGGCGCTGGAAAACCGGCTGGAGGCCGCGCGTGGCACCCAGGGTCGCGCCCGCGAGTCCGTGCGCGAGGCGCGCGATGCGGCCGGCCGCGCGCGGATGGCGGAACAGGAGGCGCGCCACCGGCTGGAGCGCGAGCAAAGCGAACACACGCGTCTGGAACGGCAGCGCGCGGAGGACCGCGAGCGCTTCGAGAAGCTGCAACAGGGTCTCGCCGGGCGCGAGGGCCCGCTGGAACAGTGGCGCGGTGACCTGCAGGCGGCCGCGGAGCAGCGTCAGCAGGCGGAGGAACGCCTCACGCGGGCGCGCTCGGATCTCGAGGCCTGCGATGCGCGCCTGCGCGAGCTGGCCACCCGAGCCAGCGAGCTGGACAGTCGCGTCGAGAGCCAGCGCTCCACCTGCGAGGAGTTGCGCCTGGACCAGCGCGAACGCTCGGTACAGATTGATCAGCTCAAGGCTCAGTTTCAGGAGTCGGGCTTTGCCACTGAGACGCTCGCCGAAGGGCTCGCGGAGGATGCCTCGGTGCCGGCCTGGGAGCAGGCCATCGCGGAGCTCGACCGCAAGATCGAACGCCTCGGTCCGATCAACCTGGCCGCGATCGACGAGGCGCGCAGCCTGGAGGAGCGCTCACGCTATCTGGAGGAACAGCATGCGGACCTGATCGAGGCCCTGGAGACGCTGGAGGCGGCGATGCACCGTATCGATCGCGAGACGCGCCAGCTATTCAAGCAGACCTTCGATCAGGTGAACGCCGGGCTGGGACAGAAATTCCAGCGCCTGTTCGGCGGCGGCGAGGCGCGCCTGGAGATGACCGGTGACGACTTGCTGGATACCGGCGTGACCATCATGGCGCGTCCGCCGGGGAAGCGGCTGTCTACCATCCATCTTATGTCCGGGGGCGAGAAGGCGCTCACAGCATCGGCGCTGGTGTTCGCTATCTTTGAATTGAATCCGGCACCCTTCTGCATGCTGGACGAGGTGGATGCGCCGCTCGACGAGGCCAACGTCGGGCGCTTCTGTGAGCTGCTGGAGGACATGTCGGAGCAGATCCAGTTCATCTTTATTACCCATAACAAGGCCACGATGGCCATGGCGGAACAGCTGATCGGCGTTACCATGCACGAACCGGGGGTCTCGCGCCTGGTGAGCGTGGATATCGACGAAGCCGTGGAACTGGCCGAGGCCTGA
- the queF gene encoding preQ(1) synthase, with protein sequence MPSQPSKTLDTFDNPAPENDFAIYIRIPEFTCLCPATGQPDFAELHLEYVADRKCVELKSLKNYMWSFRDEGAFHEAVTNRILADLVAATEPRFMRLTSYFNVRGGIYTSVVAEHRQPGWTPPERVTLPPPGRSPLHSGL encoded by the coding sequence ATGCCCAGCCAGCCGAGCAAGACCCTGGACACCTTTGACAACCCGGCGCCGGAAAACGACTTCGCGATCTATATCCGCATCCCGGAGTTCACCTGCCTGTGTCCAGCCACCGGCCAGCCCGACTTCGCCGAACTGCACCTGGAATACGTGGCGGACCGGAAGTGCGTGGAGCTGAAGTCGCTGAAGAACTACATGTGGTCGTTCCGTGACGAGGGGGCCTTTCACGAGGCGGTGACCAACCGAATCCTGGCGGACCTGGTCGCGGCGACCGAGCCGCGCTTCATGCGTCTGACCTCGTACTTCAACGTGCGCGGGGGTATCTACACCTCGGTCGTGGCCGAACATCGCCAGCCCGGGTGGACCCCACCGGAGCGCGTCACACTCCCACCCCCGGGGCGCAGCCCGCTGCATTCGGGCCTCTAG